Proteins encoded together in one Thermodesulfovibrionales bacterium window:
- a CDS encoding adenylyl-sulfate kinase has product MSPIALWITGLPGSGKSTLAEGIKEIHPHFIILRMDELRKIVTPEPTYSEGERDLVYRCLVYTAYALVKHGHSVIIDATGNLKRWRELARRLIGRYGEIYLKCPLDLCVSRERKRAESHGAPRDIYAKSGAGAPVPGVSAPYEEPFNPELLIETDQTSISEAVRLTEGIIKKLEAKEAP; this is encoded by the coding sequence ATGAGCCCTATCGCATTATGGATAACAGGTCTTCCGGGAAGCGGGAAGAGTACCCTGGCCGAAGGGATAAAGGAGATCCATCCTCATTTCATCATACTGCGCATGGACGAGCTGAGGAAGATCGTTACTCCCGAACCCACGTATTCGGAAGGAGAAAGGGACCTCGTTTACCGCTGTCTCGTATACACGGCTTACGCCCTTGTGAAACACGGTCATAGCGTGATCATAGACGCAACGGGGAACCTGAAGCGATGGAGGGAGCTTGCGAGAAGACTGATAGGGAGATATGGTGAAATATACCTGAAGTGTCCTCTCGATCTCTGCGTCAGCCGGGAGAGAAAGCGGGCCGAATCCCACGGGGCGCCGAGGGACATTTATGCAAAGAGCGGAGCAGGAGCGCCCGTACCCGGGGTATCGGCTCCCTATGAGGAACCGTTCAATCCGGAACTTCTCATAGAGACCGATCAGACCTCAATATCAGAGGCTGTGAGACTGACAGAAGGGATCATCAAAAAGCTCGAAGCGAAGGAGGCCCCTTGA
- a CDS encoding ROK family protein, with product MIKHHAIGIDLGGTNLRVGLVSEGGSIVEKIKVPSLEGIEEPLLHAISEVFTDDVAAIGIGVAGLINRERTAVDVSPNLPSIEGVKIVDEVRSKFGVPVVIENDANVAAVGEKWTGAGRDFKNFVLLTLGTGIGGGVIHDGMLMDVSAELGHMSIIANGVKCSCGNYGCLESYASARAILGYAVTALEHASQSILKELYQGNIYKLTPEDIYKAALEGDNLSRDVLREAGKYLGVGISNCINIFSPEAVILGGGLIGAWNIYIKEAIREASKRTFKKLFDSIQIIPSSLGDNAGIMGAAYLALHSGDE from the coding sequence ATGATAAAACACCATGCCATAGGAATTGACCTCGGAGGCACCAATCTGAGGGTAGGCCTCGTATCAGAGGGGGGCAGCATCGTGGAAAAAATTAAGGTGCCTTCCCTCGAAGGGATTGAGGAGCCTCTCCTCCATGCGATCTCCGAAGTATTCACCGACGATGTTGCGGCAATAGGCATCGGTGTGGCGGGGCTCATAAACAGGGAAAGGACTGCCGTTGATGTCTCTCCCAATCTCCCCTCGATTGAGGGGGTGAAGATCGTCGATGAGGTGCGTTCGAAATTCGGCGTACCCGTTGTTATCGAAAATGACGCGAACGTCGCTGCCGTCGGTGAAAAGTGGACAGGCGCCGGACGGGACTTTAAGAATTTCGTCCTCCTCACCCTGGGGACCGGCATTGGAGGAGGAGTCATTCACGACGGGATGCTCATGGACGTTTCCGCCGAGTTGGGACATATGAGCATCATCGCAAACGGGGTGAAATGCTCATGCGGGAACTACGGGTGTCTGGAATCGTACGCCTCTGCAAGGGCAATTCTCGGCTATGCCGTCACCGCACTCGAACACGCCTCGCAAAGCATCCTCAAGGAACTCTATCAGGGCAATATCTATAAACTGACTCCCGAGGATATTTACAAGGCAGCACTTGAGGGTGACAACCTTTCACGGGATGTTCTGCGGGAAGCCGGGAAATACCTTGGCGTCGGGATCTCGAACTGCATAAACATCTTCAGCCCTGAAGCGGTCATTCTTGGGGGAGGACTCATCGGGGCCTGGAATATCTATATCAAAGAGGCGATCAGAGAGGCATCCAAAAGGACCTTCAAGAAGCTCTTTGACAGCATCCAGATCATCCCTTCTTCCCTCGGCGATAATGCCGGGATTATGGGAGCTGCATACCTTGCCCTTCACAGCGGAGATGAATAA